One Olsenella sp. oral taxon 807 DNA segment encodes these proteins:
- a CDS encoding isopeptide-forming domain-containing fimbrial protein produces the protein MNGKPMAIRSRLGTLLASIALAASLAPTVALADPTSPTDVADSKVTITDLVDGDVVSAYQIADADIDATGNLTYKMANNLPADYNEIGKFGAIASDGTTFVQNSEIQKVASAVAKSFSDASVAAKATATAANKSADLTLGSGYYLIRVTSTSGTARVYQNMIIDVSPVVKDGKYEPHADQSLAVKKTDVGLTKTVVNEQDKKTDGYSVGDSVPFTVKTAIPSYPADSKDATFVITDTPTNGLEIDPTSIMINGTPAASGSDYTITAAATGYTITFKKDYVLSRFGLPIVVTYKAKVTSDAFSKAGSVTGNTAKVTFNPNPYTSDTAEPSDKTEVKTYGYVFKKVDPQGQPLPKAVFTLTLANGTVLTSESDQQGYVYFSGLAAGSYTVSETGVPAGYQKAPDQKFELNEGACKGDNPATADVEDNYLVSTVDVMDPIQAALPAAGGPGTLIITAAGVILLAVGGVVLVRTQGKKNAE, from the coding sequence ATGAACGGAAAACCGATGGCAATACGCAGCAGGTTGGGTACCCTGCTTGCGTCCATTGCCCTGGCGGCGTCTTTGGCGCCCACGGTGGCTCTCGCTGACCCGACTAGCCCCACGGATGTCGCGGACAGCAAGGTGACCATTACCGACCTAGTAGACGGTGATGTGGTCAGTGCGTACCAGATAGCTGATGCCGATATTGATGCAACAGGCAACCTGACATACAAGATGGCCAACAATTTGCCTGCAGACTACAACGAGATTGGCAAGTTCGGGGCGATCGCATCGGACGGCACCACTTTCGTGCAGAACTCTGAGATACAGAAGGTGGCATCGGCGGTAGCAAAGTCGTTCTCCGATGCGAGCGTCGCTGCGAAGGCGACCGCGACCGCAGCAAATAAGTCGGCTGATCTCACCCTTGGCAGTGGCTACTACCTGATTCGTGTCACGAGCACGAGCGGCACGGCGCGGGTCTACCAGAACATGATCATCGACGTGAGTCCCGTGGTCAAGGACGGAAAGTATGAACCTCATGCTGACCAGTCCCTTGCAGTCAAGAAGACCGATGTGGGTCTCACGAAGACGGTCGTGAACGAGCAAGACAAAAAGACTGATGGATATAGCGTGGGCGACTCTGTGCCCTTCACGGTAAAGACCGCCATCCCCAGTTACCCGGCAGACTCCAAGGACGCCACGTTCGTGATCACCGATACGCCCACGAATGGCCTTGAGATTGACCCTACGTCCATCATGATCAACGGAACGCCTGCGGCGAGTGGTTCTGACTACACGATTACGGCCGCTGCGACCGGCTACACTATCACCTTTAAGAAGGACTATGTCCTCTCACGTTTCGGCCTACCTATCGTGGTGACATATAAGGCAAAGGTTACCTCAGATGCTTTCTCGAAGGCTGGAAGCGTGACGGGGAACACCGCAAAGGTGACGTTCAATCCGAACCCCTATACAAGTGACACTGCCGAGCCGAGTGACAAGACTGAGGTCAAGACCTATGGCTATGTGTTCAAGAAGGTTGATCCACAGGGCCAGCCATTGCCTAAGGCCGTCTTCACTCTCACGCTCGCGAATGGCACGGTGCTCACCTCGGAGTCTGACCAGCAGGGCTACGTGTACTTTAGTGGCCTTGCAGCCGGTAGCTATACCGTCTCCGAGACCGGCGTTCCCGCAGGGTATCAGAAGGCTCCCGACCAGAAATTTGAGCTCAATGAGGGCGCTTGCAAGGGGGATAATCCTGCGACGGCGGACGTAGAGGACAACTATCTCGTTTCAACCGTTGACGTCATGGATCCCATTCAGGCTGCGTTGCCCGCCGCAGGTGGTCCCGGCACTTTGATCATCACCGCCGCCGGTGTCATCCTGCTTGCGGTTGGTGGCGTTGTGCTCGTCCGCACCCAGGGTAAGAAGAACGCCGAGTAG
- a CDS encoding class C sortase, which translates to MDFGSEDRRIRAMLVGGGLYPPTSFYHRERKRRSRIQVAIAVFVLLAGIFLICYPFVSNVLNQLEQDKVSVTQQQVVEQLEPEDLSAQKQAALDYNARLFAGSVRVVDPFDTGDYVPGNAEYEQMLNLAGDGVMGRLVIPKIEVDLPIYHYTNDAALGHGVGHVVQTSLPIGGASSHCVLAGHTGLPTARIFEQLDRLTVGDWFVIQVLGENHAYRVIKTEVVLPEEVSSLAIEPDRDLVTLVTCTPYGVNSHRLLVHAERCEVPSEWDNGSETVVRSVSPLATPGLPIWVWSLAGAGVALVIVVVALIVQWRRRRGYGR; encoded by the coding sequence TTGGACTTTGGAAGCGAGGATAGGCGCATTCGCGCCATGTTGGTGGGAGGGGGCCTGTACCCTCCCACCTCCTTCTATCACAGGGAGAGGAAAAGGCGTTCCCGTATTCAGGTAGCGATCGCCGTTTTCGTCTTACTTGCGGGCATTTTTCTTATCTGCTATCCGTTTGTAAGTAACGTTCTGAATCAGCTCGAGCAGGACAAGGTCAGCGTCACTCAGCAGCAGGTGGTAGAACAGCTTGAGCCAGAGGACCTGTCTGCCCAGAAGCAAGCTGCCCTCGATTACAATGCGCGCCTCTTTGCAGGTAGCGTCAGGGTGGTCGATCCGTTTGACACGGGAGATTACGTACCAGGTAACGCTGAGTATGAGCAGATGCTCAACTTGGCGGGAGACGGTGTGATGGGACGGTTGGTGATCCCCAAGATAGAGGTTGACCTCCCCATCTATCACTACACGAACGACGCGGCGCTAGGCCATGGCGTCGGTCATGTCGTGCAGACCTCCCTGCCCATAGGTGGAGCGTCATCGCATTGCGTCCTCGCGGGGCACACGGGTCTTCCGACAGCGCGAATCTTTGAGCAGCTTGACAGGCTCACCGTTGGTGACTGGTTTGTCATACAGGTCCTTGGCGAGAATCACGCATACAGGGTGATCAAGACTGAGGTCGTTCTGCCCGAGGAGGTATCCAGCCTTGCCATCGAGCCTGACAGGGATCTTGTCACGCTGGTCACCTGCACTCCCTATGGGGTGAACTCGCATCGTTTGCTCGTGCACGCGGAGCGCTGCGAGGTTCCGAGCGAGTGGGATAATGGGAGCGAGACCGTCGTGCGCTCGGTGAGTCCCCTCGCTACTCCTGGGCTACCCATTTGGGTCTGGTCGCTCGCCGGCGCTGGGGTCGCCCTCGTGATCGTGGTTGTGGCCCTCATTGTTCAGTGGAGGAGACGACGTGGTTATGGGCGCTAA
- a CDS encoding class C sortase, producing MFLVGALIFILPGLTTLQSQEKYDRELTRFYADVSSDTKAPADASAPVATGGTPPADTSAPATGGTPPADTSAPAATDGTHPADGGTSFDAAYQFLLAYNERVIAGTAGVVNDPWGIGSNEDAFKGVGLDNAVVGVLRVPRLNVEAPLLLGASNDHLARGACIISGTSAPLGQESSNVAIAGHRGDIFRDIEDIQLGDTLTIETRWGTLEYRAVEFRAIAPDDTAAVGVQPHRDLVTLLSCHPYGISDQRYLAIFERSYADEGTTTPSNFNFNAVDTFSPMAALSKALMHCDSPQLYVERWLRVVGSVLLVLVPLGSCVHLVLPMFQEGGVFRGRGRHMRNRTYGKGRG from the coding sequence ATGTTTCTGGTCGGTGCGCTTATCTTCATTTTGCCTGGGCTTACGACCTTGCAATCTCAAGAGAAATACGATCGCGAGCTGACGCGCTTCTATGCCGATGTCTCTTCTGATACCAAAGCTCCCGCCGACGCCAGTGCCCCCGTTGCAACCGGCGGCACTCCTCCTGCCGATACCAGTGCCCCCGCGACCGGCGGCACTCCTCCTGCCGATACCAGTGCCCCCGCTGCGACCGACGGCACTCACCCCGCTGATGGAGGGACATCCTTTGATGCGGCCTACCAGTTCCTGTTGGCCTACAACGAGAGGGTCATCGCTGGGACTGCTGGTGTCGTGAATGATCCGTGGGGTATCGGGAGCAATGAGGATGCGTTCAAAGGTGTGGGTCTCGATAATGCGGTCGTGGGTGTGCTGCGCGTGCCGCGCTTGAATGTCGAGGCCCCCCTGCTCCTCGGGGCGTCGAACGACCATTTGGCTCGCGGGGCATGCATCATCTCTGGAACCTCTGCCCCTTTGGGGCAGGAGAGCTCGAACGTCGCGATAGCGGGACATCGGGGAGATATCTTCAGAGATATTGAGGACATACAGCTGGGAGACACTCTCACCATCGAGACAAGGTGGGGCACCTTAGAGTATCGAGCGGTGGAGTTTCGCGCCATCGCTCCGGATGACACCGCCGCCGTGGGAGTACAGCCACATCGCGACCTGGTGACGCTCCTCTCCTGTCATCCCTATGGCATCAGTGACCAGCGCTACCTTGCAATTTTCGAGCGCTCTTACGCCGATGAGGGGACGACGACGCCCTCTAACTTTAACTTTAACGCCGTTGACACCTTCAGTCCCATGGCGGCGCTTTCCAAGGCGCTCATGCACTGCGACTCGCCCCAGCTGTATGTGGAGCGTTGGCTTAGGGTGGTAGGTTCCGTTCTTCTCGTGCTTGTTCCCCTTGGCTCTTGCGTGCATCTGGTGCTGCCCATGTTCCAAGAGGGTGGTGTCTTTCGGGGACGGGGGAGGCATATGAGAAATCGCACGTATGGTAAAGGGCGAGGTTGA
- a CDS encoding PD-(D/E)XK nuclease family transposase produces MAQARRDMGGLRPIDDLMFRVMARDKAFCGELLRVLLQDKGLTVVECEPQSTVTNPHGRSVVLDALCELSGGRFVDVEVQRTDRDDLQRRARYHASLVTADRTRPGGRFADVPDVCVAFVCEFDPLGEGRSLYHVDRVVRESGRTLENGLSEVYVNALARDGTDVSALMRVFTEAEAYDEGRFPETSRVKRRLRETEEGRKDMGSVIEEIRAECIAEGKAEGRLEMLEALGRLVRDGLVSVQDAAASAGVDADEIRRTLAAEG; encoded by the coding sequence ATGGCGCAGGCGAGACGGGACATGGGCGGGCTGAGGCCCATAGACGACCTGATGTTTCGGGTGATGGCGAGGGACAAGGCCTTCTGCGGGGAGCTCCTGAGGGTGCTGCTCCAGGACAAGGGGCTCACGGTCGTGGAGTGCGAGCCGCAGTCCACCGTCACGAACCCCCACGGCCGCTCCGTGGTCCTCGACGCCCTCTGCGAGCTCTCGGGCGGCAGGTTCGTGGACGTGGAGGTGCAGCGCACCGACAGGGACGACCTCCAGAGGAGGGCGCGCTACCACGCCTCGCTCGTGACGGCGGACAGGACGAGGCCGGGCGGGCGCTTCGCCGACGTCCCGGACGTCTGCGTCGCGTTCGTCTGCGAGTTCGACCCCCTCGGGGAGGGCAGGTCGCTGTATCATGTGGACAGGGTCGTGAGGGAGAGCGGGCGGACGCTCGAGAACGGCCTCTCGGAGGTGTACGTGAACGCCCTGGCGAGGGACGGCACGGACGTCTCCGCCCTCATGAGGGTGTTCACGGAGGCCGAGGCGTACGACGAGGGGCGCTTCCCGGAGACGTCCAGGGTGAAGAGAAGGCTCAGGGAGACGGAGGAGGGGCGAAAGGACATGGGCAGCGTCATAGAGGAGATCCGCGCGGAGTGCATCGCGGAGGGCAAGGCCGAGGGGAGGCTCGAGATGCTCGAGGCGCTCGGCCGGCTCGTGCGCGACGGGCTCGTGAGCGTGCAGGACGCCGCCGCATCGGCGGGGGTGGACGCCGACGAGATCAGGCGCACGCTCGCTGCGGAGGGGTGA
- a CDS encoding TetR/AcrR family transcriptional regulator → MRRTKEESADTRRALIAAATLEFAERGYQGASLRSICAAAHVTTGALYFLFAGKGELFERTVGPTFDQVELSLRAHYRRERAHLGDGQLRDLPEGEDLAAGLDIYDICARRPQVVDAVLANREHPYVRGRLAVLTQMASEQAYLTLGEDALKNTSMHGMDGHTIEWLAQLQIDSVLGILSEHLSRQEFMTRLSTVVRFLRGGAIAVVMGEDLTDLLTGAVM, encoded by the coding sequence ATGAGACGGACAAAGGAAGAGAGTGCCGACACGAGGCGCGCCCTCATCGCTGCGGCGACGCTGGAGTTTGCCGAGCGCGGCTACCAGGGAGCGTCGCTGCGCAGCATCTGCGCGGCGGCCCACGTGACGACGGGCGCCCTCTACTTCCTATTTGCGGGCAAGGGGGAGCTCTTTGAGCGCACGGTCGGTCCTACCTTCGACCAGGTGGAGCTGTCCTTGCGCGCCCACTACCGGCGTGAGCGCGCCCACTTGGGGGATGGTCAGCTGCGTGACCTTCCGGAGGGCGAGGACCTCGCCGCCGGGCTCGACATATACGACATCTGCGCGAGACGACCCCAGGTCGTCGATGCCGTGCTCGCGAACCGCGAGCACCCCTACGTTCGGGGGAGGTTGGCTGTGCTGACCCAGATGGCATCCGAGCAGGCCTACCTCACGCTGGGCGAGGATGCGCTCAAGAATACGAGTATGCACGGAATGGATGGGCATACCATCGAGTGGCTCGCGCAACTGCAGATCGACTCCGTTCTGGGCATTCTGTCAGAGCACCTCTCTCGTCAGGAGTTCATGACGAGGCTGAGTACTGTGGTGCGTTTCCTGCGAGGGGGAGCCATCGCCGTCGTGATGGGTGAAGACTTGACTGACCTCCTGACAGGCGCTGTCATGTGA
- a CDS encoding ABC transporter ATP-binding protein, producing MRDATKRCCQNQDGAVRGHFVSVQDVCKSYGSGEGKAQVLKDLSLEVAQGELCAILGASGSGKSTLLNVVGGLDEVDSGQICVGGCDVTALGPSQLLEYRRDFLGFVFQFYNLVPNLTVRENIQVTSYLSANPLDMQELIGTLGLSAHADKFPSQLSGGQQQRCAIGRALVKKPQLLLCDEPTGALDSATSLEILGLLEQVNRSFGTTMLIVTHNEGITAMCDQVVRIKDGSVVSSVGNAHKLPASEIEL from the coding sequence ATGAGAGACGCAACGAAAAGGTGCTGTCAGAATCAGGACGGGGCCGTGCGCGGGCACTTCGTGAGCGTGCAGGACGTCTGCAAGAGCTATGGCTCAGGCGAAGGCAAGGCGCAGGTACTCAAGGACCTCTCGCTTGAGGTCGCGCAGGGGGAGTTGTGCGCCATCTTGGGAGCCTCAGGTTCCGGCAAGTCGACGCTTCTCAACGTCGTTGGCGGGCTTGACGAGGTGGACTCGGGTCAGATCTGCGTGGGCGGGTGCGACGTCACGGCGCTTGGACCATCGCAGCTTCTGGAGTACAGGCGGGACTTCCTAGGCTTTGTCTTTCAGTTCTATAATCTGGTGCCCAACCTCACCGTACGAGAGAACATCCAGGTCACAAGCTATCTGTCGGCAAACCCGCTTGATATGCAAGAACTCATCGGGACCCTGGGGCTCTCAGCGCACGCCGACAAGTTCCCCTCGCAGCTCTCGGGTGGGCAGCAGCAGCGCTGTGCCATCGGACGTGCCCTGGTCAAGAAGCCGCAGCTGCTGCTCTGCGACGAGCCGACAGGCGCCCTCGACTCTGCGACATCGCTCGAGATACTGGGTCTGCTCGAGCAGGTCAACAGGAGCTTTGGTACGACGATGCTCATCGTGACCCACAACGAGGGCATCACGGCCATGTGCGATCAGGTGGTGCGCATAAAGGACGGCAGCGTTGTGTCGAGTGTGGGCAACGCGCACAAGCTGCCCGCGTCTGAGATCGAACTGTAG
- a CDS encoding FtsX-like permease family protein: MQRLLLRRTLRDLRSNLIRYLALLAVVAACMVIVTSIGVSAQSVIRGVSQTALATNVEDGEFSTLVPLTDAQLAKIHDRGVSLEAEPYLDFMRTDGSTLRVMATRDSINRVTPNSGRLPQADDEVLIEQHYARAHGLSLGDTLDVGERRLAIVGIGSSSDYDMCVANMSDASVDHDAFGTAFVTSPTYARLLEGGGAAKAETCLYAYTLPAGHSSQELRELLKNEDFDVAIDQVSDPYFQEYVGRKLADRRNVEDALGRLTDGARSLQDALGASGLATRAQTRPLAQAAQGLADGVDAFHDKVEGVLDEHLSLKIDNLTSFVEQADNPRIKASASDVQINIAVSQLAGVIVVALIAYVVSVFVVHSIECESTIIGTLYALGVSRRQLVLSYAMLPVLVCLAGGAMGTVWGSSPWMVHALATNTLTYYSLPPISFEVGPWDVAFGVVMPAVMALVVNGVLIRQKLSRPVLLLLRNEPDAGRVSTARIRDWGSRGFVRTFSLRQLLRERRSVSAVLAGMFVCLLILFLALDADAFCENSAQAAERDTSFGYLYTVRYPPATVPEGAHEAYLRSLSVSKLGYTLDVSLLGLRDDNPFFPRIAASGEGELSISSAMASKLNLSVGDSVVLTDQTQDRPYAFTVREVVRDDASLRCFMRIEDMRALFGEDGDCYNALLSDHALNIEAGRLDGTLTRERVIESTVVWHEMIGPMVILLVTLSSVIFIVVTYLMVKVTIDRAARPIALMKVFGYRRGELRRLYLDGNLVVVAAGLLVLVPLCKLLIDLAYPYLVANVGGGLDVTWPPSWYAVAYVGALVCYLVVEALLMRRVNRIAPTEALQTRE, translated from the coding sequence ATGCAAAGACTGCTGCTCAGAAGGACCCTTCGCGACCTTCGCTCCAACCTCATCCGCTACCTGGCCCTTCTTGCTGTGGTTGCGGCGTGCATGGTCATCGTCACGTCTATCGGGGTCTCTGCCCAAAGTGTCATCAGAGGTGTGAGTCAGACGGCCCTGGCCACGAACGTCGAGGACGGAGAGTTCTCTACCCTCGTGCCGCTTACGGACGCGCAGCTGGCCAAGATTCACGACAGGGGCGTCTCTCTGGAGGCGGAACCCTACCTTGACTTCATGCGTACGGACGGCTCAACGCTGCGCGTCATGGCGACGCGCGACTCCATCAACAGGGTCACTCCCAACTCGGGAAGGTTGCCCCAGGCAGATGACGAGGTCCTGATCGAGCAACACTACGCGAGGGCACATGGCCTTAGCCTGGGCGATACGCTCGATGTGGGCGAGAGGCGCCTTGCGATCGTGGGGATCGGCTCCAGTTCCGACTACGACATGTGTGTGGCAAACATGTCGGACGCTTCTGTCGACCACGATGCCTTCGGCACGGCGTTCGTCACGTCGCCCACCTACGCGCGACTGCTCGAGGGGGGTGGGGCCGCAAAGGCCGAGACCTGCCTCTATGCCTACACCCTGCCCGCCGGACACTCCTCGCAAGAGCTCAGGGAGCTTTTGAAGAACGAGGACTTCGACGTCGCCATAGATCAGGTGAGCGACCCATACTTCCAGGAGTACGTGGGCCGCAAGTTGGCAGATAGGCGCAACGTGGAGGATGCGCTGGGTAGGCTTACGGACGGGGCACGGAGCCTGCAAGACGCCCTCGGCGCGTCCGGCCTCGCGACGCGTGCGCAGACGCGACCTTTGGCACAGGCGGCCCAGGGCCTTGCCGATGGCGTCGACGCGTTTCACGACAAGGTGGAAGGTGTCCTCGACGAGCACCTCTCGCTGAAAATAGATAACCTGACCAGCTTCGTCGAGCAGGCGGACAACCCGCGTATCAAGGCGTCCGCCTCCGACGTTCAGATCAACATCGCCGTCAGCCAGCTGGCTGGTGTCATCGTCGTGGCGCTCATCGCGTACGTCGTCTCCGTCTTTGTGGTACATTCCATCGAGTGCGAGTCCACGATCATCGGCACGCTCTATGCCCTGGGCGTGAGCCGACGCCAACTCGTGCTGAGCTACGCCATGCTGCCGGTCCTCGTGTGCCTCGCCGGCGGAGCCATGGGTACGGTCTGGGGATCCTCTCCGTGGATGGTGCATGCGCTTGCCACAAACACGCTCACGTATTACTCGCTGCCTCCCATCTCCTTCGAGGTGGGGCCATGGGATGTCGCCTTTGGCGTCGTTATGCCTGCGGTGATGGCACTCGTCGTCAACGGGGTGCTCATCAGGCAAAAGCTCTCCCGTCCCGTGCTCTTGCTGCTGCGCAACGAGCCTGACGCAGGCAGGGTCTCCACGGCGCGCATCCGCGATTGGGGCAGTCGCGGCTTTGTGCGGACGTTTAGCCTGCGGCAGCTCCTGCGTGAGAGGCGCAGCGTGTCCGCCGTGCTCGCAGGCATGTTCGTGTGTCTGCTCATTCTCTTTCTCGCCCTCGATGCGGACGCCTTCTGCGAGAACAGCGCCCAGGCGGCAGAGCGGGACACGTCCTTTGGGTATCTCTACACCGTCAGGTATCCACCCGCTACGGTGCCCGAGGGGGCCCACGAGGCATACCTGAGGAGTCTCTCCGTGAGCAAGCTCGGCTACACGCTCGACGTCTCGCTCCTGGGGCTAAGGGACGACAACCCCTTCTTCCCAAGGATCGCAGCCTCGGGCGAGGGGGAGCTGTCGATCTCGTCGGCGATGGCGTCCAAGCTTAACCTTTCCGTAGGCGACAGCGTCGTTCTCACCGACCAGACGCAGGATCGTCCCTATGCATTCACCGTGCGCGAGGTGGTGCGAGACGACGCGAGTCTCCGCTGCTTCATGCGCATCGAGGACATGCGAGCGCTCTTCGGCGAGGACGGCGACTGCTACAACGCGCTCCTTAGTGACCATGCGCTCAACATAGAGGCAGGACGCCTCGACGGCACGCTCACGAGGGAGAGGGTCATCGAGAGCACGGTCGTCTGGCACGAGATGATAGGGCCGATGGTGATCTTGCTCGTCACCCTGTCGTCCGTCATCTTCATCGTCGTCACGTACCTCATGGTCAAGGTGACGATCGACCGCGCCGCACGCCCCATCGCCCTCATGAAGGTCTTCGGTTACCGCAGGGGGGAGTTGCGCAGGCTCTACCTTGACGGCAATCTCGTCGTCGTGGCGGCAGGGCTTCTTGTGCTCGTGCCTCTCTGCAAGCTGCTCATCGACCTTGCCTACCCCTATCTTGTGGCAAACGTGGGCGGAGGCCTTGACGTCACGTGGCCGCCCTCGTGGTATGCCGTCGCCTATGTCGGTGCGCTCGTCTGCTACCTGGTGGTCGAGGCGCTCCTGATGCGCCGCGTCAACAGGATAGCGCCCACCGAGGCACTCCAGACGCGTGAGTAG
- the thrS gene encoding threonine--tRNA ligase, giving the protein MKALFNDGHVDEIPKDEELHVIRHSAAHILAQAVKRLYPEADFAYGPATDNGFYYDIELPEGTKLSEEDFPAIEAEMRKIVRENLKFETYELPREQAIAHMAERGEKYKVEHIDDLPEDARITFYRQGEYVDMCVGPHILYTKALKAFKLTGVSGAYWKGDKNNKMLTRVYGTAFRNKEELAEHERLLAEAARRDHRRIGREMELFMTSDAGPGFPFWLPNGMRVKNALMRYWQKMQDDYGYEQVQTPVILSRSLWETSGHWDHYKDNMYTTQIDDEDFAVKPMNCPGACLIYKSRPRSYRDLPLKLAEAGLDHRHELKGTLHGLFRVRAFTQDDAHLFITPEQICEQVIDTARLITTYYEQFGFPYRVELSTRPEDSMGSSEDWSLAEAGLKEALETMDTDYTLNPGDGAFYGPKIDFHLKDCLGRTWQCGTIQLDFQLPERFELEYTAADGSKRRPILIHRAGFGSFERFIGMLIEQYAGKFPTWLSPCQVKVLPVSEKSRDYARKVGERLREAGLRVKVDERDEKIGYKIREARSIDRVPYMLILGEREVEAGNVSVRDRSGETTQHELDEFIASIKDEVAERRG; this is encoded by the coding sequence ATGAAGGCACTGTTCAACGACGGTCACGTCGACGAGATCCCCAAGGATGAGGAGCTCCACGTCATCCGTCACTCCGCCGCCCACATCCTAGCCCAGGCCGTCAAGCGGCTGTATCCCGAGGCCGACTTTGCTTACGGCCCTGCCACCGACAACGGCTTCTACTATGACATCGAACTTCCCGAGGGCACGAAGCTCTCGGAGGAGGACTTTCCCGCGATCGAGGCCGAGATGCGCAAGATCGTGAGGGAGAACCTCAAGTTCGAGACCTACGAGCTCCCGCGTGAGCAGGCTATCGCCCACATGGCCGAGCGTGGCGAGAAGTACAAGGTCGAGCACATAGACGACCTGCCAGAGGACGCCCGCATCACCTTCTACAGGCAGGGCGAGTACGTTGACATGTGCGTGGGGCCGCACATCCTCTACACCAAGGCCCTCAAGGCCTTCAAGCTCACGGGCGTCTCGGGCGCCTACTGGAAGGGCGACAAGAACAACAAGATGCTCACGCGCGTGTATGGCACCGCCTTCCGCAACAAGGAGGAGCTGGCCGAGCACGAACGCCTGCTCGCCGAGGCCGCCAGGCGCGATCACCGCAGGATAGGCCGGGAGATGGAGCTCTTCATGACGAGCGACGCAGGTCCGGGCTTTCCCTTCTGGTTGCCCAACGGCATGCGTGTCAAGAACGCCCTCATGCGCTATTGGCAAAAGATGCAGGATGACTATGGCTACGAGCAGGTGCAGACGCCCGTCATCCTCTCGCGTTCCCTCTGGGAGACCTCCGGTCACTGGGATCACTACAAGGACAACATGTACACGACCCAGATAGACGACGAGGACTTTGCCGTCAAGCCCATGAACTGCCCCGGCGCCTGTCTCATCTACAAGAGTCGTCCACGCAGCTACCGTGACCTGCCACTCAAGCTCGCCGAGGCCGGCCTCGACCATCGCCACGAGCTCAAGGGGACGCTGCACGGCCTCTTTCGCGTGCGTGCGTTCACGCAGGATGACGCCCACCTCTTCATCACGCCCGAGCAGATCTGTGAGCAGGTCATCGACACCGCGCGCCTGATCACCACCTACTACGAGCAGTTTGGCTTTCCCTACAGGGTCGAGCTTTCCACCCGTCCCGAAGACTCCATGGGCTCGAGCGAGGATTGGTCCCTTGCCGAGGCCGGTCTCAAGGAGGCGCTTGAGACCATGGACACCGACTACACGCTGAACCCCGGCGATGGCGCGTTCTATGGTCCCAAGATAGACTTTCACCTTAAGGACTGCCTGGGGCGCACCTGGCAGTGCGGTACCATCCAACTTGACTTCCAGCTGCCCGAGCGCTTCGAGCTCGAGTACACCGCCGCAGACGGCAGCAAGCGGCGTCCCATTCTCATCCACCGCGCGGGCTTCGGAAGCTTCGAGCGCTTTATCGGCATGCTCATCGAGCAGTACGCGGGCAAGTTTCCCACCTGGCTCTCTCCCTGTCAGGTCAAGGTCCTGCCTGTCTCCGAGAAGAGTCGCGACTACGCGCGTAAGGTGGGAGAGAGGCTTCGCGAGGCCGGCCTGCGCGTCAAGGTGGACGAGCGCGACGAGAAGATAGGCTACAAGATCCGTGAGGCCCGCTCCATCGATCGCGTTCCCTACATGCTGATCCTCGGCGAGCGGGAGGTTGAGGCGGGCAACGTCTCTGTGCGCGACCGCAGTGGCGAGACGACCCAGCACGAGCTCGACGAGTTCATCGCTTCCATCAAGGACGAGGTCGCGGAGCGTCGCGGCTGA
- a CDS encoding PLP-dependent transferase, which produces MSDALERLCADQSKRLGAALTRLVDAEAADELVSGLAQRRAAVWIESLGDMPIGFADLRAQAADAHGRGLPLVVENSLATSFGCSACRLGADVVVERFTRAWPEGTGRCVALSASKACPSDLRVALAVLPSAVFDDTAVASLVAALVAFPARRRREDDAAQVVAAYLSCHPLVVAVSYPGLKANPSFRAAASQLTGGFGPVVDYRVRGAAAWERVRCDAGDPKAQVVSLEGRLSQLS; this is translated from the coding sequence ATGTCTGACGCCCTCGAGAGACTCTGTGCCGATCAGTCCAAGCGGCTGGGCGCTGCCCTCACGCGCCTTGTAGATGCGGAAGCTGCCGACGAGCTCGTCTCTGGCCTTGCCCAGAGACGAGCCGCTGTTTGGATTGAGAGTCTGGGCGATATGCCCATCGGCTTTGCTGACCTGCGGGCGCAGGCGGCAGACGCCCACGGGCGGGGTCTTCCTCTTGTGGTGGAAAACTCCCTCGCCACGTCGTTTGGCTGTTCCGCCTGCCGCCTCGGCGCGGATGTTGTCGTGGAGCGCTTTACACGCGCCTGGCCCGAGGGAACGGGGCGCTGCGTTGCCCTGTCCGCCTCAAAGGCGTGTCCGTCTGACCTTCGCGTAGCGCTTGCGGTGCTGCCGTCTGCGGTCTTTGATGACACGGCCGTGGCCTCGCTTGTCGCAGCCCTTGTGGCCTTTCCCGCCCGCCGCCGCAGGGAGGATGACGCCGCCCAGGTGGTCGCGGCCTACCTCTCGTGCCATCCGCTTGTCGTGGCTGTGAGCTACCCGGGACTCAAGGCGAACCCGAGCTTCAGAGCTGCCGCGTCCCAGCTCACGGGAGGCTTCGGGCCGGTTGTGGACTATCGCGTACGGGGCGCTGCCGCCTGGGAGCGCGTCCGCTGTGACGCTGGCGACCCGAAGGCGCAGGTCGTCTCGCTCGAGGGGCGGCTCTCACAGCTGTCATGA